The Megalops cyprinoides isolate fMegCyp1 chromosome 9, fMegCyp1.pri, whole genome shotgun sequence genome has a window encoding:
- the LOC118783772 gene encoding olfactory receptor 24-like, with the protein MDIIMGNQSVGDLDLLQLSPFVIDPEIRYIVVISGFIAYAICILFNLILVLVIIKEKKLHRPMYFILLNQPLNDLLGSSAMIPKVLSDILTETDTVSYPLCFLQGFVVHIYGCATLLNLAALAVDRYIAICKPLRYNTIMSPGTVVLIISVTWCFNVVVISSVFSLQATLPRCRTSLLNIFCDNQTLLRLLCGDKSLINIYGMLAYVLVQSVTVGLQIFSYVRILHACLTTKNPAARTKAINTCIAQLIIAFIFEFTTFVNLSLYRVQNMSLNIQKVNGMLVCLIPPIMNPIVYGLKIKEIRTAMTKMIRNSVSAQ; encoded by the coding sequence ATGGACATAATTATGGGAAACCAGTCGGTGGGTGACCTGGACCTTCTGCAGCTTAGCCCCTTCGTCATCGACCCAGAAATAAGGTACATCGTTGTGATCTCAGGCTTCATAGCCTACGCCATCTGCATTCTCTTCAACCTGATTCTGGTGCTGGTGATCATCAAGGAGAAGAAGCTTCACAGACCCATGTATTTCATTCTGCTGAATCAGCCCCTCAACGACTTGCTGGGAAGCAGCGCCATGATCCCCAAAGTGCTGTCGGACATCCTGACGGAGACGGACACGGTCAGCTaccctctctgcttcctgcaggGGTTTGTGGTCCACATATATGGATGTGCGACTCTGCTCAACCTGGCGGCCTTGGCTGTGGATCGCTACATCGCCATATGCAAGCCTCTGAGATACAACACGATCATGTCCCCCGGCACCGTTGTTCTCATAATCTCCGTCACCTGGTGCTTTAACGTTGTCGTGATATCGTCGGTCTTTTCGCTGCAGGCGACACTCCCCAGGTGTCGGACCTCCCTCCTCAACATTTTTTGTGACAACCAGACCTTGCTTCGGCTTTTGTGCGGCGATAAATCCCTCATCAACATTTATGGCATGCTGGCATATGTTTTAGTACAAAGTGTGACAGTCGGTCTGCAGATATTCTCCTACGTGAGAATCCTTCATGCATGCCTGACTACCAAGAATCCTGCAGCACGGACCAAGGCCATCAACACCTGTATAGCCCAGCTGATAATAGCTTTCATATTCGAGTTCACTACATTTGTCAATCTGAGTTTGTACCGTGTTCAGAATATGTCACTCAATATACAAAAGGTTAATGGAATGCTTGTTTGTCTGATCCCTCCCATAATGAACCCTATAGTTTATGgattaaaaataaaggaaatcaGAACTGCTATGACAAAAATGATCAGAAACAGTGTATCAGCACAATAG
- the LOC118783773 gene encoding olfactory receptor 10A6-like, which translates to MMNESLKQPIIFTLQSFVVSKEATYPLFVLSLLVYIVMLVGNGALFTVIACEKKLHKPMYIMVCNLVACDLLGGTAVMTRLMHDFLSETRTISYEAAISQAFCVHTYGSAAQTLLSAMAYDRYVAICEPLRYHTIMTPGKLAALLFLAWGIAIGLVVVLFSFHAGIPLCGTLIMHIYCSNRSILSLACVPTPINNIYGLCMSWFLSTGSFLIISFSYVKILTACLLKRENKSNAKAIQTCATHLTIYVLFELASVIIIVTQRFDEVSPNAKKFCAILFIVVPPTINPIIYGIVMKDIRRGIVKLVKSRVPS; encoded by the exons ATGATGAACGAGTCTTTAAAGCAGCCCATCATTTTTACTCTACAAAGTTTTGTGGTGAGCAAAGAGGCCACCTATCCCCTGTTTGTGCTATCACTCTTAGTGTATATTGTCATGCTGGTGGGAAATGGAGCTCTGTTTACGGTGATCGCATGTGAGAAGAAGCTCCACAAACCAATGTACATCATGGTGTGCAATCTTGTCGCTTGTGACTTGTTGGGAGGCACGGCTGTCATGACCAGATTGATGCATGACTTTCTTTCGGAAACAAGAACCATCAGTTATGAGGCGGCTATTTCCCAAGCATTTTGTGTGCACACCTATGGCTCAGCAGcccagacactgctgtctgccaTGGCGTACGACAGGTATGTTGCTATTTGTGAGCCGTTGCGGTACCACACCATAATGACACCAGGGAAATTGGCTGCACTCCTTTTCCTTGCTTGGGGCATTGCAATCGGCCTGGTGGTAGTGTTGTTCTCTTTTCATGCGGGAATCCCTTTGTGTGGTACCCTCATAATGCATATTTACTGTAGCAACAGATCGATACTGAGCCTGGCATGCGTACCCACTCCAATCAATAACATATATGGATTATGCATGTCCTGGTTTTTGAGTACTGGATCTTTTTTAATAATTAGCTTTTCCTATGTAAAAATCCTCACTGCATGTCTAttgaagagagagaacaagagcaATGCCAAAGCTATCCAAACATGTGCAACTCATCTCACTATCTATGTCCTCTTTGAACTTGCAAGTGTCATCATCATTGTGACTCAGCGCTTTGATGAGGTCAGTCCCAACGCCAAAAAGTTCTGTGCAATACTGTTTATTGTTGTTCCGCCCACCATCAACCCCATCATATATGGCATCGTCATGAAAGATATTCGTCGTGGAATTGTCAAACTCGTAAAATCCCGCGt CCCCTCTTGA
- the LOC118783774 gene encoding olfactory receptor 10A6-like has translation MMNESLKQPIIFTLQSFVVSKEATYPLFVLSLLVYIVILVGNGALFTVIACEKKLHKPMYIMVCNLVACDLLGGTAVMTRLMHDFLSETRTISYEAAISQAFCVHTYGSAAQTLLSAMAYDRYVAICEPLRYHTIMTPGKLAALLFLAWGIAIGLVVVLFSFHAGIPLCGTLIMHIYCGNRPILSLACVPTPINNIYGLCMSWFLSTGSFLIISFSYVKILTACLLKRENKSNAKAIQTCATHLTIYVLFELASVIIIVTQRFDEVSPNAKKFCAILFIVVPPTINPIIYGIVMKDIRRGIVKLVKSRVSVEKMDSL, from the coding sequence ATGATGAACGAGTCTTTAAAGCAGCCCATCATTTTTACTCTACAAAGTTTTGTGGTGAGCAAAGAGGCCACCTATCCCCTGTTTGTGCTATCACTCTTAGTGTATATTGTCATTCTGGTGGGGAATGGAGCTCTGTTTACGGTGATCGCATGTGAGAAGAAGCTCCACAAACCAATGTACATCATGGTGTGCAATCTTGTCGCTTGTGACTTGTTGGGAGGCACGGCTGTCATGACCAGATTGATGCATGACTTTCTTTCGGAAACAAGAACCATCAGTTATGAGGCGGCTATTTCCCAAGCATTTTGTGTGCACACCTATGGCTCAGCAGcccagacactgctgtctgccaTGGCATACGACAGGTATGTTGCTATTTGTGAGCCGTTGCGGTACCACACCATAATGACACCAGGGAAATTGGCTGCACTCCTTTTCCTTGCTTGGGGCATTGCAATCGGCCTGGTGGTAGTGTTGTTCTCTTTTCATGCGGGAATCCCTTTGTGTGGTACCCTCATAAtgcatatttactgtggcaacagACCGATATTGAGCCTGGCATGCGTACCCACTCCAATCAATAACATATATGGATTATGCATGTCCTGGTTTTTGAGTACTGGATCTTTTTTAATAATTAGCTTTTCCTATGTAAAAATCCTCACTGCATGTCTAttgaagagagagaacaagagcaATGCCAAAGCTATCCAAACATGTGCAACTCATCTCACTATCTATGTCCTCTTTGAACTTGCAAGTGTCATCATCATTGTGACTCAGCGCTTTGATGAGGTCAGTCCCAACGCCAAAAAGTTCTGTGCAATACTGTTTATTGTTGTTCCGCCCACCATCAACCCCATCATATATGGCATCGTCATGAAAGATATTCGTCGTGGAATTGTCAAACTCGTAAAATCCCGCGtgtcagtggaaaaaatggacaGTTTATGA
- the LOC118783775 gene encoding olfactory receptor 52D1-like has protein sequence MNESLKQPIIFTLQSFVVSKEATYPLFVLSLLVYIVMLVGNGALFMVIACEKKLHKPMYIMVCNLVACDLMGGTAVMTRLMHDFLLETRTISYEAAISQAFCVHTYGSAAQTLLSAMAYDRYVAICEPLRYHTIMTPGKLAALLFLAWGIAIGLVVVLFSLQAGIPLCGTLIMHIYCSNRTILSLACVPTPINNIYGLCMAWFLSTGSFLVIAFTYIRILITCLVRRENKSNAKAIQTCATHLTIYVLFELASVIIIVTQRFDEVSPNTKKFCAILFIVVPPTINPIIYGIVMKDIRSVVKDIHSGILKLVKSHVSVEKIDSL, from the coding sequence ATGAATGAGTCTCTAAAGCAGCCCATCATTTTTACTCTACAAAGTTTTGTGGTGAGCAAAGAGGCCACCTATCCCCTGTTTGTGCTATCACTCTTAGTGTATATTGTCATGCTGGTGGGGAATGGAGCTCTGTTTATGGTGATCGCATGTGAGAAGAAGCTCCACAAACCAATGTACATCATGGTGTGCAATCTGGTCGCCTGTGATTTGATGGGAGGCACGGCTGTCATGACCAGATTGATGCATGACTTTCTTTTGGAAACGAGAACCATCAGTTATGAGGCGGCTATTTCCCAAGCATTTTGTGTGCACACCTATGGCTCAGCAGcccagacactgctgtctgccaTGGCATACGACAGGTATGTTGCTATTTGTGAGCCGTTGCGGTACCACACCATAATGACACCAGGGAAATTGGCTGCACTCCTTTTCCTTGCTTGGGGCATTGCAATCGGCCTGGTGGTAGTGTTGTTCTCTCTTCAGGCGGGAATCCCTTTGTGTGGTACCCTCATAATGCATATTTACTGTAGCAACAGAACGATATTGAGCCTGGCATGCGTACCCACTCCAATCAATAACATATATGGATTATGCATGGCCTGGTTTTTGAGTACTGGATCTTTTTTAGTCATTGCCTTCACCTATATCAGAATCCTAATTACATGTTTAGtgaggagagaaaacaagagCAATGCCAAAGCTATCCAAACATGTGCAACTCATCTCACTATCTATGTCCTCTTTGAACTTGCTAGTGTCATCATCATTGTGACTCAGCGCTTTGATGAGGTCAGTCCCAACACCAAAAAGTTCTGTGCAATACTGTTTATTGTTGTTCCACCCACCATCAACCCCATCATATATGGCATCGTCATGAAAGATATTCGTAGTGTCGTGAAAGATATTCATAGTGGAATCCTCAAACTCGTAAAATCACATGTGTCAGTGGAAAAAATTGACAGTTTATGA
- the LOC118783776 gene encoding olfactory receptor 52K2-like, with translation MANVSLVPLEQPIVFKLEGFIVSKETAHLLFVLSLFGYLAMLTGNGIVAIVILIEKTLHKPMYIMVCNLLACDLLGGTAMMTRLMSDFLSEERTITYVAAIFQAFSMHTYGSAIQTILSVMAYDRYIAICEPLRYYTIMTTGKLIGLCLLAWIIALVLVLILFMLNVTVPLCGTLIVHVYCSNRSIMRLACIPTPINDIYGLVMTWVLSTGSFLVIAFSYIKILIACLVTRKNESKRKAIQTCAPHLIAYIIFEITSMIIIMSYRVEQISENMKKFFAILSMILPPLVNPIIYGMVMKNIRINILKLFQRKVFPNE, from the coding sequence ATGGCAAATGTGTCATTGGTGCCTTTGGAGCAGCCGATTGTGTTTAAATTAGAGGGTTTTATTGTGTCCAAGGAGACGGCCCATCTTCTCTTCGTGCTTTCGTTGTTTGGCTACCTCGCCATGCTGACAGGGAATGGCATTGTAGCCATAGTAATTCTGATTGAGAAGACTCTGCACAAGCCCATGTACATCATGGTCTGCAACCTCCTCGCCTGCGATTTGCTCGGAGGCACGGCCATGATGACGAGGCTGATGTCTGACTTCCTTTCCGAGGAAAGAACCATAACGTACGTGGCTGCCATTTTCCAGGCTTTCAGCATGCACACGTACGGAAGTGCCATACAGACAATTTTGTCTGTCATGGCTTACGACAGGTACATTGCCATCTGTGAACCACTGAGGTACTACACCATCATGACCACAGGGAAACTGATCGGGCTATGCTTACTTGCGTGGATAATTGCGCTGGTCCTGGTGCTGATTTTGTTCATGCTGAACGTGACAGTTCCATTATGCGGTACGTTAATAGTGCATGTTTACTGTAGTAATAGGTCAATAATGAGACTTGCGTGCATACCCACTCCTATCAATGACATCTATGGGCTGGTTATGACTTGGGTCTTGAGCACTGGGTCTTTCTTGGTCATTGCCTTTTCCTACATCAAAATCCTGATAGCTTGTTTAGTGacaaggaaaaatgaaagcaagagaAAAGCCATCCAAACCTGTGCACCTCACCTCATCGCCTATATCATATTTGAAATTACCAGTATGATTATAATTATGTCTTACCGCGTCGAGCAGATAAgtgaaaatatgaagaaattTTTCGCAATATTATCTATGATTCTTCCACCTCTGGTCAACCCAATTATATATGGCATGGTCATGAAAAATATTCGCATTAACATCCTCAaactttttcaaagaaaagtctttccaaatgaataa